Within the Streptomyces vilmorinianum genome, the region GGAGCAGCACCTTGTCGTGCCGGGCGAGGACCTGGTCGGCGCGGCCGCCCAGCAGGTCGTCGCGGTGGAAGGCCGTCCTCCGGCCGGAGCCGAGGTCGAGCCATTCGGTGGCCTGGATCGCGGCGGCCTGTTCCGCGAACCATGAGTCCGTCGCCTCCAGCGACAGGTACGCCACGTCCAGCGGCCACTTCTCCGGCGCGTCGCGCAGGTCCACCCCGTAGATCGTCAGGCTGCCGTGCTTCTTCGCCAGATACGCCAGGTACCGCCGCTCGAAGGCCGCGTCCCGGGGGTCACCCCCGTCCACCCTGGGCGTGCGTCGGATCAGCTCGTCGACCTTGGCGATCAGCTCCGCCTGGCCGCGGGTCTGCTCGACCAGCGTGCGGGCCACGAAGGTCGAGCGCTGGGTGAAGAAGTTCAGGATGTGCAGGCAGGCCCATTCGACGAGCGAGTCGAGGAAGAGGGCGGAGTCCGTCGACAGGCCGTCGGGCGCCGGGGCGGCGGCGCGCAGGTGGCGGGCCAGGTCGCGGTGGCCGAGGCGGACGGCCTGGACGTCGTCCATGTCGAGGTCGCCGAGGGCGACGAGCGTGGCCGCCAGGGTGTCGGTGAGCGCCTCGGTCTCGTCGGCGGGGAAGGGCGGCTCGCCGGGGTCGGTCAGAGAGCGTTCGACGAGGGTGGCGGCCAGTTTGCGGACGTCCTTGTCCGTCAGGGTGCGCTGTTCGCCGCGGAAGGAGACGAGCCGGGAGAGTCGCACGGGCTTGCGGTCGCCGGTGAGACCGGCGCCTGGGCCGTCCTTGACCAGCAGTTTCCGTAACAGCGGGCCGATCGCCGCCGACGCGAGCCGGGTACCGATGAGCGCTGGTTCCACGTACGTCCCCCGAAGCAAAACGTGTCCTGCAAGCCGTCCGTCAGCGTAGTCGGGGACGGGAATCGGCGGGGCTCGGTTGCGTGACCCAGGTCCCATTCGGGGTGGGTGCGCCGTGACAAGGCGCACAGGCGTTTCGGGGCGTACTAACCGGAATAGTGTCGGCGTTTGGTGGCGATTCGGGACGTTCAGGGCTCAACCGCCGGGGCTTTGGTCCCTAGGGGGCCCGAACCGTACGAGAAGCGGCCTGTCGGTCCGATCCGGGCGGGTCCGACGTGCGGATAAACCGATTCTCTTGTGGCGCTTTGTCCGTTTTCGGGGAGGGGTGTCCGGGCTCGTCAAGGCCTGAGCGCCTCAGGAGATCGCTACGACGTGATGTCGTAGATGGGGTGTTTTACCCCGGATGGGGGTCCGGGTTACCAAGGAACAGCACCAAGCAGCCCGGCGCGCCGCTCGCGTCGGGTCCCGTTCTGTCCGGAGGTTTTCCCCCGTATGTCGAAGCGCGTCATGAACCCCGCCGCCCGTGTCACCGCCGTTGCTCTCGCCGCCGCGGGTCTGGGAGCGTCGCTGGTGGCCGGAGCAGGGTCCGCCTTCGCCGCCGAGGGCAAGGCCGCCCCCATCGCACTCGGCGCGGCGACCACCACGTCCGCCGCCGTCTCCGCGCAGGCGACCGCCCTGAAGCAGGCCGCCCTGGAGCAGGCCGCCGTGAAGGCCGCCGCCGCGAAGCAGGCCGCCGCGAAGGCCGCTGCCGTGAAGGCTGCCGCCGCCAAGGCCGCCGCCGCGAAGCAGGCCGCCGCGAAGAAGCCCTCCTGGGTCAAGCCGGTCACCAAGTACACCCTGACCGCCAGCTACAACCAGGGCGGCGCCATGTGGACGAACAAGCACTCCGGCCAGGACTTCGCCGTTCCGGTCGGCACCGCGGTCAAGGCCGCCGGCGCCGGTACGGTCGTGAAGGCCGGCCCGAATGGCGGCGGTGACGGCCCGGCGTACGGCAACGCGATCGTCGTCAAGCACGCCAACGGCAAGTACTCGCAGTACGCCCACCTGTCGAAGATCAAGGTCTCCGTCGGCCAGAAGGTCGCCGCGGGCCAGACCATCGCGCTGTCCGGCAACACCGGAAACTCCTCCGGCCCGCACCTGCACTTCGAGATCCGTACGACCCCGAACTACGGCTCCTCGCTCAACCCGGCCGCGTTCCTGCGCACGATGGGCGTCTCCATCTGACCGGATGACCCGCTGACCCGCTGACCCGCTGACCCGCTGACCCGCTGACCCGGGGGCCCGGGGACCGGGGAACGCTTCACCGCGCGCTGTGCGCCTGGGTGAGCAGATCGAGGGCGACCTCGAGGACGGCTTCACGCTTCTCCTCGGCGTCGCCCTCGACGTTGTCCATGAAGAACATCCCCGCGTGCAGGGTGAAGATCGCGCTCACGCAGCGCACTCGGTCGAGCACGGCGAAGTCCGGCTCCTGGATCAGGTCGCTCAGTTCGAGCATCCGCTCCTTGAAGGTCAGGCCGATGCTCAGCTCGCGGACGGCCGCCTGGTTCTCCTGCATGAAGCGGAACAGCGGGGCCGCGCTGACCAGGGATTCCTGGTAGCGGCGCAGGATCTCCTCCCTGACCTCCAGCGTGCGCGGCTGCTCCCGCGCCCATGCGATCAGCTCGTCCACGGGCCGGGTGAGGTCCTGGAAGATGCCGATGATGATGTCTTCCTTGGTCTTGAAGTGGTAGTACAGCGCGGCCTTGGTGACGTCGAGGTGCTCGGCGATCTCGCGCAGCGAGGTCTTCTCGTAACCCTGTGCCGCGAAGAGTTCGAGGGCCACGTCCTGGATGCGCTGCCGGGTGTTGCCTCTGGCCATGGTCCGCTCCCACACACTCTTACTTACTTGACGACCGGCTAGTTACGGGTCTACCGTCCCCAGTCTAGTAACTAGCCGGGCGGCAAGTAAGCGCCCGAGGGGCTTGTGGGGAGCGGAAGCATGACGACGACACCGGAACCGAAGACAGCCGAGGGGGCGGAGCGCCCGCGCAGCGTCCGCGTCGTGCTCCTCGCCCTGATGATCGCGATGCTCCTCGCGATGCTGGACAACATGATCATCGGCACCGCCATGCCGACGATCGTCGGCGAGCTCGGCGGCATGGAGCACCTCTCCTGGGTCGTCACCGCCTACACCCTGGCCACCGCCGCCTCCACCCCCATCTGGGGCAAGCTCGGCGACATGTTCGGCCGCAAGGGCGTCTTCCTCACCTCGATCGTGATCTTCCTGATCGGCTCCGCGCTCAGCGGCATGGCCCAGGACATGGGCCAGCTCATCGGCTTCCGTGCCGTCCAGGGCCTCGGCGCCGGCGGTCTGATGGTCGGCGTGATGGCGATCATCGGCGACCTGATCCCGCCCCGTGAGCGGGGCAAGTACCAGGGCATGATGGCCGGCGTGATGGCCCTCGCCATGATCGGCGGACCGCTGGTCGGCGGCACCATCACCGACCACTGGGGCTGGCGCTGGTCGTTCTACATCAACCTCCCGCTGGGCGCCGTCGCCCTCGCGATGGTCACCGCCGTCCTCCACCTGCCCAGGAAGGAGCGGGTCGCCGGCACCCGGATCGACTTCCTCGGCGCCGGGCTGCTGACCGTCGGCATCACCGCGATCGTCCTGGTCACCACCTGGGGCGGTACGGAGTACGCCTGGGGCTCCGCGACCATCGTCGGCCTCTCGGTCGCCGGTGTCGCCGCGCTCGCCGCGTTCCTCCGGGCCGAGACCCGCGCGAGCGACCCGGTCGTGCCGCTGCACATCTTCCGCAGCCGCAACTTCACCCTCATGTCGGTGATCGGCTTCCTCACCGGCTTCGTGATGTTCGGCGCGGTCCTCTTCCTGCCGCTCTTCCAGCAGTCCGTGCAGGGCGCCTCGGCCACCAACTCCGGTCTGCTCCTCCTGCCGATGCTGCTGGCGATGATGGTCGTCTCGCTGGTCTCCGGCCGGATCACGACCAGCAGCGGCAAGTACAAGATCTTCCCGATCATCGGTACGGCGCTGATGGTGATCGGCCTGTTCCTGCTCGCCCAGATGGACACCGGCACCTCCCGCCTCACCTCCGGGATCTACATGGCGGTGCTCGGCGCCGGCATGGGCTTCCTGATGCAGATCACGATGCTCGTCGCGCAGAACAGCGTCGAGATGAAGGACATGGGCGTCGCCTCCTCCGCGACCACCCTGTTCCGTACCCTCGGCTCCTCCTTCGGCGTCGCGATCAT harbors:
- a CDS encoding TetR/AcrR family transcriptional regulator, translating into MARGNTRQRIQDVALELFAAQGYEKTSLREIAEHLDVTKAALYYHFKTKEDIIIGIFQDLTRPVDELIAWAREQPRTLEVREEILRRYQESLVSAAPLFRFMQENQAAVRELSIGLTFKERMLELSDLIQEPDFAVLDRVRCVSAIFTLHAGMFFMDNVEGDAEEKREAVLEVALDLLTQAHSAR
- a CDS encoding M23 family metallopeptidase; translation: MSKRVMNPAARVTAVALAAAGLGASLVAGAGSAFAAEGKAAPIALGAATTTSAAVSAQATALKQAALEQAAVKAAAAKQAAAKAAAVKAAAAKAAAAKQAAAKKPSWVKPVTKYTLTASYNQGGAMWTNKHSGQDFAVPVGTAVKAAGAGTVVKAGPNGGGDGPAYGNAIVVKHANGKYSQYAHLSKIKVSVGQKVAAGQTIALSGNTGNSSGPHLHFEIRTTPNYGSSLNPAAFLRTMGVSI
- a CDS encoding MDR family MFS transporter, which codes for MTTTPEPKTAEGAERPRSVRVVLLALMIAMLLAMLDNMIIGTAMPTIVGELGGMEHLSWVVTAYTLATAASTPIWGKLGDMFGRKGVFLTSIVIFLIGSALSGMAQDMGQLIGFRAVQGLGAGGLMVGVMAIIGDLIPPRERGKYQGMMAGVMALAMIGGPLVGGTITDHWGWRWSFYINLPLGAVALAMVTAVLHLPRKERVAGTRIDFLGAGLLTVGITAIVLVTTWGGTEYAWGSATIVGLSVAGVAALAAFLRAETRASDPVVPLHIFRSRNFTLMSVIGFLTGFVMFGAVLFLPLFQQSVQGASATNSGLLLLPMLLAMMVVSLVSGRITTSSGKYKIFPIIGTALMVIGLFLLAQMDTGTSRLTSGIYMAVLGAGMGFLMQITMLVAQNSVEMKDMGVASSATTLFRTLGSSFGVAIMGALFTSRVQDEMAARGGSELTQQSAQLDAASLAKLPAALREAYQHAVASGTHSAFLVGSAVAVIGFVLAFLVKEVALRGAGPAPKPAATDGEPKVAETV